The following nucleotide sequence is from Psychroflexus torquis ATCC 700755.
TAATTGACAAATGTCACACATATCCATAATGCCTCGCTATAGATTTGTACAGAAAATAAATCAATTATGGAGCAACAAACAAGAATACCATTATTCCCGATATTCTCTGGAGGGACATTTTATCCTGAGACCTTAAGTCGAATTCTATCGGCCTTTTACGTTTCTAATCAAAAACAATTAACCATAAGAGAGCTTCGAAATAAGACCAATCTAACCAATAAAGAAATCCTTACAGGGCTTCAATTTTTAAGTGGTTTGGGAGAAGTAACTAAAATGTCAAAAGATAAGCTAAGTAGTGATTATTTTTCTTTTAATGTTCCTGGAAATATTGAGAATCTAAAGGGAAACATCAAGAAAAGTAAAGACTTACTAACTGTGCTTGAGCAAATTCTTGATACGAGAGATTCTTCCAATCAAAAACTCAACACCTTCATTAAAGACACCATTGTTTTTTATAGTGAAGTACTTGATTTTATGGACATAAAAATCAAAGAACATTTTAAATCTACGAATTTTTAATCATTATGAAAAAGCACATCATACTCATTTTTTGTTTTTATTTTTTTCAGTTTTTATCTGCACAGCAAAAGACTTATAACATAGGGATTTTGTTAGATACAACTTCAGAAGAAACAGAATTGTTAGTTAAGAAATTAGAAAACGAAATTAAAGCAACCGTTGGACAAGATGCCATCATCAATTTTCAAGAAAAAAAGCGATTGGTAAATAATTACAGCCTAAGTATTGCACAACAGCAATACACACAACTTTTAAACGATGACACAGATATTATTTTGGCACTTGGAGTAGTAACTGGGCAAATGATTAATCAGCAAAAATCATATATAAAGCCTACTATTTTATTTGGTGTCATAAATGCAGATATAAATATTTTAAAAACGAATCAAATAACCTCAAACGTTAATAATTTCACATATATACTAGAACAAGATTCTTATAAAAAAGACTTAGAACAACTAAAATCGCTTACCAATTTTAAAAAAGTAGGTGTACTTATAGAGCAGGCTTTTATAGATGTACTCCCAATAAAAACTACACTTGATGCTATTTTTAAAGATCTAGACGCTAGTTATGTTATTATTCCATTAAATGAAGCAACAAACACTTCGTCAGCACTGAATGCTGTAGATGCCGTTTATTTGGCTGGCGGATTTACTATGCAAGATACCAACATCAAATCATTAGCTAAAACACTTATCGAAAAAGGATTACCATCCTTTACTATTAACAATTCTACACAAGTGGATTTAGGCATTATGGCTACAAATAATTCTCTAAATGATTACAATCAAATAATAAGACGATTGGCACTAACAGTAGAAAGTTATACAAGTGGGAATCCGCTTTCTGAGATGAAAGTGTTAATGACTTCAAAAGTAAAACTTTCTATTAATTACAATACTGCTGAAGCAGTAGGAGTACCTATAAAATATAGCTTAGTAAATGAAGCGGCGTTTTTAGGAAAGTTCGATAATGTGGTTCCTGATGAAAAATATACCCTTGTTGAGGCCATTAATAAGGTGCTAAAAAAAAATATTAGTATACAGGCTGTTAAAGAACAGGTGAAATTATCTGGTCAAGATTTGAAAACAGCTAAAAATAATTATTTACCGGAAATCGTAGCAAGCGGCGCAGCGACTTATATAGATCCAGATGTTGCTGAGTTAGGTTTTGGACAAAGCCCCGAATTTCAAACTTTAGGAAGTATTAATTTACAACAAACTCTTTTTTCAGAACAAGCAAATGCTACTATTAATATCAATAAAAACTTACAAAAAGCAGAGCAACAAGTATTAAAAGCAGAGGAGTTAAATATCGTTTTTGAAGTATGCAATGTGTATCTCAATATTTTAATTCTTAAAGTTAATGCCGAATTACAACATAGCAATCTTAAAGTAACAAAAAAAAATTACGACATCGCCGAGCAAAATTTTGAAGCAGGATTTTCTGGGAAGTCGGATATGTTTCGTTTTAAAAGTGAAATTGCCCAAAATACACAAGCATTGGTTGAAGCGGTAAACCAAATAGAGCAAGAAATTATTCAACTGAATCAGCTTTTAAATAATCCCATTGATGCTAAAATTGATATTGAAGATGCCTCATTAGAGTTAGCGTTGTTTAATGCGGTTGAATATGACACCTTCAAAACATTATTAGATAGTCCAGTAACCAGAAGACCTTTCGTTCATTTTTTAATAGAACAAGCCCAATTAAATGCACCAGAATTAAAAGTAGTTGATTATAATATTAAGGCTATTGAACGTACAGTTAGCCTTAATGGAAAAGGGCGATTATTGCCTACCATAGGTTTGCAGGCACAGTATAATACCGTTTTTAACAGAAACGGCGTAGGAAGCACCTCGCCAGAAGGTTTTGGTTTTACGCTTCCAAATACTAATTATAACGTAGGTGTAACGGTTTCTATACCTATTTTTAATAGAAATCAAACACAAACAAATAAGCAAACCGCTCTTATTCAAAAAGAGCAATTAACCCTTAATCGCGAAAATAGTGAACTGGCTATTAGCAGTAATGTGAACACTAATATACTAAATGTAATTAACCGAATGACAAATATTGATTTGTCTCGAGTATCAGCAGAAGCAGCAAGAGAATCTTTATCGCTGACACAAACGTCATATTCTAACGGTGCTATAAATATTGTCCAGCTCATAGATGCGCAAAACAACTATTTAAATGCACAATTAAACAAAACAACGGCAGTATATAGTTATTTGCTAAGTACTCTTACCGTAGAGCGTTCTATTGGGCATTTCTTCTTATTAAATGATACCAAAGCAAATGCTGCATTCACTTCAAAGTTTTTAGAATTTCAAAAAAATCACAACTAATAACATATTAAACCATAAATAAAATGAAACAGTTTATCAAAATAGTGAGCCTAATTATCCTCATTTGTGTACACATTTCGTGTTCTGAAAAAACAGCAGAAAAACAGCGCCAACCTAAATTGGTTAAATACCAACAAATCGGTTTATCTATCACTTCAAATAATATAAGTTATAGTGGTGTATCTCAACAAAATTTAGTTATCGATTTAAGTTTTAGAACTAATGGTACGATTACCAAATTAAATGTAAAACTAGGTCAACAGGTAAAAAAGGGAGAACTATTGGCAACCTTAGACAATGTAACTTCAAGATTGTCGTATGAACAAGCTTTAAATAATAAAAACGCAGCAAAGTCTAGTTATAATACCGCAAAATCTAGTTTAGATAGAGCACGAACTTTATACGAAAAAGGAAGTACTTCTTTAAGTGATTTTGAGCAAGCAAAAAATGCATTCAGTACTGCGAATCAAAATTACGAATCATCAAAACGTGCGATAGGTATTCAGCAAGAACAAATTAACTATGGCTATATCTATGCGCCACAAGATGGTGTTATTGCTGCAGTTCTATCTGAAATTAATGAGAATATAGCTACAGGACAATCAATAGCAACTTTAAACGCAGGTGATTTGATGGAAATTAAACTGGGCATACCGGAAAGTAATATTAATAGGATTCATAAAAACGATAAGGTTGATGTCGTATTTTCAGCAATTCCTAATCAAACATTTAAAGGGTTTGTAAGTGAAATTGCACCCGCTGTTTCAGCTGAAGCTTCTACATATCCTGTTCGTATTACATTAAATGAATCAATATCAGCTATAAAAAGCGGTATGGCTGCTTCAGTTCGCTTTCAAGAAAACAATATAAAAGCTATTCAAAAGTCTTTAATCGTTCCTCCACAAGCCGTAGGAGAGGATTACAGTGGTAAATTTGTGTTTCTTATTGTAGAAAAGGACAGCACATTTAGTATAAAAAAGCAGACTGTTAGTATTGGCAAATTAGTTCAAAATGGATTTGAAATTCATTCAGGAATTAATACAGGCGACCGCATTGCTGTGGCTGGTTTGCAAACACTTCTAGATGGTCAAAAAGTAAGATTACAATAGTCTAAAACCACAAAATTATGAACATAGCAAAGTTTTCCATCAAAAAAAGCAGGATTACCTTAATGGCTTTAGGAACCATTATTTTATTTGGTATTTCTATATATTCAAGCCTATCAAGAGACAGTATGCCGCCTTATACGGTAAGGGTAGCAAATATTATAACCGAATTTCCTGGTGCGAGTCCAGAACGTTTAGAGCTTTTGGTAACGGATAAAGTTGAAAAAATATCGCAAGAGTTACCAGAGCTTAAGGATGTAAAAAGTACTTCTAGAACAGGATTATCTGTTGTTACAGTAACATTAAAAGAAGAGG
It contains:
- a CDS encoding efflux RND transporter periplasmic adaptor subunit, producing the protein MKQFIKIVSLIILICVHISCSEKTAEKQRQPKLVKYQQIGLSITSNNISYSGVSQQNLVIDLSFRTNGTITKLNVKLGQQVKKGELLATLDNVTSRLSYEQALNNKNAAKSSYNTAKSSLDRARTLYEKGSTSLSDFEQAKNAFSTANQNYESSKRAIGIQQEQINYGYIYAPQDGVIAAVLSEINENIATGQSIATLNAGDLMEIKLGIPESNINRIHKNDKVDVVFSAIPNQTFKGFVSEIAPAVSAEASTYPVRITLNESISAIKSGMAASVRFQENNIKAIQKSLIVPPQAVGEDYSGKFVFLIVEKDSTFSIKKQTVSIGKLVQNGFEIHSGINTGDRIAVAGLQTLLDGQKVRLQ
- a CDS encoding TolC family protein; this encodes MVNNYSLSIAQQQYTQLLNDDTDIILALGVVTGQMINQQKSYIKPTILFGVINADINILKTNQITSNVNNFTYILEQDSYKKDLEQLKSLTNFKKVGVLIEQAFIDVLPIKTTLDAIFKDLDASYVIIPLNEATNTSSALNAVDAVYLAGGFTMQDTNIKSLAKTLIEKGLPSFTINNSTQVDLGIMATNNSLNDYNQIIRRLALTVESYTSGNPLSEMKVLMTSKVKLSINYNTAEAVGVPIKYSLVNEAAFLGKFDNVVPDEKYTLVEAINKVLKKNISIQAVKEQVKLSGQDLKTAKNNYLPEIVASGAATYIDPDVAELGFGQSPEFQTLGSINLQQTLFSEQANATININKNLQKAEQQVLKAEELNIVFEVCNVYLNILILKVNAELQHSNLKVTKKNYDIAEQNFEAGFSGKSDMFRFKSEIAQNTQALVEAVNQIEQEIIQLNQLLNNPIDAKIDIEDASLELALFNAVEYDTFKTLLDSPVTRRPFVHFLIEQAQLNAPELKVVDYNIKAIERTVSLNGKGRLLPTIGLQAQYNTVFNRNGVGSTSPEGFGFTLPNTNYNVGVTVSIPIFNRNQTQTNKQTALIQKEQLTLNRENSELAISSNVNTNILNVINRMTNIDLSRVSAEAARESLSLTQTSYSNGAINIVQLIDAQNNYLNAQLNKTTAVYSYLLSTLTVERSIGHFFLLNDTKANAAFTSKFLEFQKNHN